One window of Toxotes jaculatrix isolate fToxJac2 chromosome 19, fToxJac2.pri, whole genome shotgun sequence genomic DNA carries:
- the rps6kc1 gene encoding ribosomal protein S6 kinase delta-1, with amino-acid sequence MISQRDRGELARFYTVTDPKKHQKGYTVYKVTARIISRKNPEDVQEITVWKRYSDFRKLHQNLWQLHKNVCSQSELFPPFAKAKVFGRFDDSVIEERRQCSEDLLQFSANVPALYNSEHIQDFFKGGEVHDGSELIGPAEPFSDFLADSLSDCSSDVQRDISGADDLTVTSEYGGPSSDSDLTSLAVDTDSLAELDDGMASGRTSPNQPQGGASNFGSSCSPRLPSLHERRTPSPARVPASSVPNPEVILPGRTPLFSGSLKKASGGNPKDVKSDYLDKASELICLAVQKEKEQDYQAAFSYYRSGVDLLLQGVQGEPSPTRREAVKKKTAEYLMRAEQISSQHLRSNMGQGSTQTVALGAQCCPSTSRGGQQSPSEELRAYRVLGVIDKVLLVMDKRTQETFILKGLRKSSDCGRTKRTIMPHSVPYMVQLRKFIVSEDTVFLLLQHAEGGKLWSHIGKYLCNSSPEESFDIPFIQKSHTVAVHSPQHAVPQLDVGSAGSGSGPVAGSDSVSELQKRENLSTSPLKNVLPPRLIEQIGAQSDSGATSEEECTNSYLTLCNEYEQEKVEPDALEEEEEKSEQEMLSLEVPVATTTTSSRSRSLLSNNSLSSPLSSQELGFFTESSDKSGHTHDNEQEHGEEQDHGDVFSPLPSPAVPLSLDQSKHTPMEFFRIDSKDSASEVTCLELGEQQPPHKQVPLFSTSDRGSDDVTEDLPELAQEVKGHSSELWWMDCSDKGSNESVPVISFKEAVVEDEGHPPDLLVNLPVVSGTVDSLQEELETSGVCLGLEATASPQKFIQPDVLQLHSQPEDGEGQPLEQELSSLCTASATCDTSVASTSPLNSTWDDYSLAFGQEVSDKMVVDPEFQNNDLPLDAEIPDTDSHSEKLEASARVNTEPSADSISATNSAEACAVVKSLLDLDGGSSVVVSNTGGNEFDKEVSRLFAELDELSLAASQAHIPEEFVRCWAIEMITALDSLHQEGIICRDLNPNNILLDYQGHVQITYFCSWSDVEESCDKEAIANMYCAPEVGGITEETAACDWWSLGAILFELLTGMSLLRCHPAGIGRHTALNIPESVSEEARSLLEQLLQYNPMERLGAGVGGVDDIKSHPFFSTVEWPK; translated from the exons ATGATATCGCAGCGGGACAGAGGAGAACTTGCACGGTTTTATACTGTCACAGATCCTAAGAAGCACCAGAAAGGCTATACTGTCTACAAAGTCACCGCAAGG ATAATCTCCAGGAAGAACCCAGAGGATGTCCAAGAG aTAACAGTATGGAAGAGATACAGTGATTTCCGAAAGCTTCATCAGAATCTCTGGCAGCTACACAAGAATGTATGTAGCCAGTCGgagctgtttcctccttttgCCAAGGCCAAAGTCTTTG GTCGTTTTGATGACTCAGTGATTGAGGAAAGAAGACAGTGCTCTGAGGATCTGTTGCAGTTCTCTGCTAATGTCCCTGCTCTCTACAATAGTGAGCACATCCAAGATTTCTTCAag GGAGGTGAGGTCCACGACGGATCAGAGCTCATAGGACCAGCTGAGCCCTTTTCAGATTTCCTGGCAGACAGTttatcagactgcagctctgatg TTCAAAGAGACATCAGCGGTGCGGATGATTTGACTGTCACATCCGAGTATGGAG GTCCGTCCAGTGACAGTGACCTGACCTCCCTTGCTGTGGATACAGACTCTTTGGCTGAGTTGGATGATGGCATGGCCTCAGGCCGCACCTCCCCGAACCAGCCACAGGGGGGAGCTTCCAACtttggcagcagctgcagccctCGCTTACCCTCTCTGCACGAGCGCCGCACCCCATCTCCTGCCCGAGTCCCTGCTTCCTCTGTCCCTAACCCAGAGGTCATTTTGCCAGGCCGAACGCCGCTCTTCTCTGGCAGCTTGAAGAAAGCCAGCGGGGGCAACCCTAAGGACGTAAAGTCAGACTACCTAGACAAAGCCAGTGAGCTCATCTGTCTTGCTGtgcagaaggagaaagagcaggACTACCAGGCAGCTTTTTCGTACTATCGCAGTGGAGTGGACCTGCTGCTCCAAGGAGTTCAAG GTGAGCCCAGTCCCACGCGGCGagaggcagtgaagaagaagacagcAGAGTATCTGATGCGTGCAGAACAGATATCCAGTCAGCATCTGAGAAGCAACATGGGTCAAGGGTCAACACAGACAGTG GCTCTGGGGGCACAGTGCTGCCCTTCCACTAGCAGAGGAGGCCAGCAGAGTCCATCTGAGGAGCTGAGAGCTTATAGGGTGCTGGGGGTCATAGATAAG GTTCTTTTGGTCATGGACAAGAGAACACAAGAGACGTTCATCCTCAAA GGTCTGAGAAAGAGCAGTGACTGTGGGCGAACCAAGAGGACCATCATGCCTCACTCTGTGCCCTACATGGTGCAGTTGAGGAAGTTCATCGTGTCTGAAGACacagttttcctcctgctgcagcatgCTGAAG GTGGGAAACTGTGGTCTCACATTGGAAAGTACCTATGTAATTCAAGTCCAGAGGAGAGCTTTGACATTCCTTTCATCCAAAAGAGCCACACAGTGGCGGTACACTCTCCACAACATGCTGTACCACAGCTGGATGTAGGTTCAGCCGGTTCTGGTTCAGGGCCTGTTGCTGGCTCTGATTCTGTCTCAGAGctgcagaagagagaaaacCTTAGTACGTCTCCTCTTAAAAATGTTCTCCCGCCAAGGCTTATCGAGCAAATTGGGGCCCAGTCAGACTCTGGAGCCACCTCTGAGGAAGAGTGTACCAACAGTTATTTGACACTTTGCAATGAATACGAACAAGAGAAAGTAGAACCAGATGCActagaggaggaagaagagaagagtgaGCAGGAAATGCTGTCGCTGGAAGTGCCCGTCGCAACGACCACCACTTCGTCACGTAGTCGCTCACTGCTGAGCAACAACAGCCTCTCTTCACCTCTCAGCTCTCAGGAACTTGGCTTCTTCACTGAGTCATCTGACAAAAGTGGCCACACCCATGACAATGAGCAAGAACATGGCGAGGAACAGGACCATGGCGACGTTTTTAGTCCTTTGCCCTCCCCTGCTGTGCCTCTGTCTCTGGATCAGTCCAAGCACACGCCAATGGAGTTTTTCCGTATTGACAGCAAAGACAGTGCAAGCGAGGTGACCTGCCTCGAGTTAGGAGAGCAGCAACCCCCTCATAAGCAAGTCCCACTCTTCTCAACGTCTGACCGGGGTTCGGATGATGTCACAGAGGATCTTCCAGAGCTGGCTCAGGAGGTCAAGGGCCACAGCTCAGAGCTTTGGTGGATGGACTGCAGTGATAAAGGTTCTAATGAGTCTGTGCcagtcatttcatttaaagaGGCAGTAGTGGAGGATGAGGGCCACCCACCAGATCTTTTGGTCAACCTTCCTGTAGTAAGTGGGACTGTAGACTCGTTACAGGAGGAATTAGAGACTTCAGGAGTGTGTCTGGGCCTCGAGGCCACAGCCTCTCCTCAGAAGTTCATCCAGCCTGATGTTTTACAGCTTCACAGCCAGCCGGAGGACGGGGAGGGGCAGCCACTGGAGCAGGAGCTTTCATCTTTGTGTACAGCCTCTGCAACCTGTGACACCAGTGTTGCATCTACCTCTCCCCTCAACTCAACGTGGGATGACTACAGTCTGGCATTTGGACAAGAGGTCTCTGACAAAATGGTTGTTGATCCTGAATTCCAAAATAATGACCTCCCGCTTGATGCAGAAATTCCAGATACTGACTCCCATAGTGAGAAACTAGAGGCCAGTGCAAGAGTAAACACAGAGCCCAGTGCAGACTCTATCTCAGCTACGAATAGCGCTGAGGCCTGTGCAGTGGTCAAGAGTTTATTAGATCTTGATGGTGGATCATCAGTAGTTGTTAGTAATACAGGTGGCAACGAATTTGATAAAGAAGTATCGCGGCTATTTGCAGAGCTGGACGAGCTGTCGCTGGCTGCATCCCAAGCTCACATCCCGGAGGAGTTTGTACGATGCTGGGCCATAGAAATGATAACAGCCCTGGATTCTCTGCACCAAGAGGGCATCATCTGTCGAGACCTAAACCCCAACAACATCCTGCTCGACTACCAAG GTCATGTTCAGATTACCTACTTTTGTAGCTGGAGTGACGTGGAGGAGTCCTGTGACAAAGAGGCCATTGCCAATATGTACTGTGCACCAG AGGTTGGAGGTATCACTGAGGAAACAGCAGCGTGTGATTGGTGGAGTTTGGGCGCCATCCTGTTTGAGCTCCTGACAGGCATG
- the moxd1l gene encoding DBH-like monooxygenase protein 2 homolog isoform X3, giving the protein MEYLDQDNLVCLKWGFDDLQGSITFMLAVNTTGWVGFGLSPNGGMKGSDIVIGGLGPSGSYFTDRYATGNSMPVVDTQQSYTLLSMNEREGQTIMTFQRSIQTCDDQDFYITAQSIKLIYAYGTTDEITYHGARRGTKEINLLNYKSRTTIPNSDYLSATVDNITVPPIHTYYHCKVMNFPNLSTKHHIYQIQPVIEHHDIVHHMLLYSCPPFVTQPYDKPCFMGDIGDACFGVVAAWGVGGEVFELPENAGIPIGGGDSDMFYRLEIHYNNPNLDAGRTDSSGLRLYYTAQLRQHDVGILTTGVQPFEYMNYVIPPKAPEFQTYGVCNTSLFSQNSVPDLQMFAVLLHTHLAGMKVRVGHYRDGKQIDFLGVDENYNFEIQQIVSLGKIKTIKQNDEIAVECTYNTVSRTGVTKVGKHYLAYNLIFLLPATFHIFLLQMGLGTTDEMCLAFLLYYPAIEITSCVSYPNTMSLSNTSYQMFEETTSDLDEIAEYQSLLNTLPQIQVISSDDSNYTVYEKGIIREMMKTPTVTCQNPNASSRLYTPWILETAGIILSLLWIAIM; this is encoded by the exons ATGGAGTACCTGGACCAGGACAATCTGGTTTGCCTGAAGTGGGGGTTTGATGATCTACAAGGAAGCATTACATTCATGCTGGCCGTCAACACGACAGGCTGGGTGGGCTTTGGCTTGAGTCCGAACGGAGGAATGAAGGGATCAGATATTGTCATAGGGGGACTTGGACCCAGTGGAAGCTACTTCACA GACCGTTATGCTACAGGGAACTCCATGCCTGTGGTGGATACACAGCAGAGCTACACTCTTTTGTCTATGAATGAAAGGGAAGGTCAAACCATTATGACTTTTCAGAGGTCCATTCAGACGTGCGATGACCAAGACTTCTATATCACT GCTCAATCCATTAAGCTGATCTATGCCTATGGCACAACAGATGAGATCACTTACCATGGTGCCCGCAGAGGTACCAAGGAAATCAACCTGCTGAACTATAAGTCCAGGACCACCATACCCAACTCAGACTATCTGAGTGCCACAGTGGACAAT ATCACCGTCCCCCCGATTCATACTTACTACCACTGCAAGGTCATGAACTTTCCAAACTTAAGTACAAAACATCATATATATCAG ATTCAACCGGTGATTGAGCACCATGATATTGTTCATCACATGCTTTTGTACAGCTGCCCCCCCTTTGTGACGCAGCCGTACGACAAGCCGTGCTTCATGGGCGACATAGGGGATGCCTGCTTTGGGGTGGTGGCTGCATGGGgagtgggaggagag GTATTTGAGCTTCCAGAAAATGCAGGTATTCCTATTGGAGGTGGGGACAGTGATATGTTCTACAGACTGGAAATCCATTACAATAACCCAAACCTTGACGCAG GCAGGACAGACAGCTCAGGACTAAGGCTATACTATACAGCCCAGCTCCGGCAGCATGATGTGGGCATCCTGACCACAGGTGTGCAGCCGTTTGAGTATATGAACTACGTCATACCTCCAAAAGCCCCTGAGTTCCAAACCTACGGTGTGTGTAAtacctctctcttttctcag AATTCTGTGCCCGATCTTCAAATGTTCGCTGTGCTGTTGCACACTCACTTGGCTGGGATGAAAGTCAGAGTTGGCCACTACAG AGATGGAAAGCAGATCGACTTCTTGGGTGTGGATGAAAACTACAACTTCGAGATACAGCAGATTGTCAGTCTTGGAAAGATCAAAACCATTAAGCAG AATGATGAGATTGCAGTGGAGTGCACCTACAACACTGTCAGTAGGACTGGAGTCACTAAGGTGGGTAAACACTATTTAGCCTATaatctcatttttttattgCCTGCTACGTTTCATATTTTCCTCCTTCAGATGGGGTTAGGAACCACTGATGAGATGTGCCTGGCCTTCCTACTCTACTACCCTGCGATCGAGATAACCTCATGTGTTAGCTACCCAAATACAATGTCTCTGTCGAATACAAGCTACCA GATGTTTGAGGAGACCACTTCAGACCTTGATGAAATTGCTGAGTATCAGAGTTTGCTAAACACCCTACCACAAATTCAGGTGATCTCTTCTGATGAC agcAACTACACAGTTTATGAAAAAGGCATCATAAGGGAGATGATGAAGACTCCGACTGTCACTTGTCAGAACCCCAACGCTTCAAGCAGACTCTACACTCCTTGGATTCTGGAAACAGCAGGAATAATTCTTTCGCTGCTCTGGATTGCAATAATGTAA
- the moxd1l gene encoding DBH-like monooxygenase protein 2 homolog isoform X2: MRSLLPFLCLFLAGTKGVGASDPTVPFMEYLDQDNLVCLKWGFDDLQGSITFMLAVNTTGWVGFGLSPNGGMKGSDIVIGGLGPSGSYFTDRYATGNSMPVVDTQQSYTLLSMNEREGQTIMTFQRSIQTCDDQDFYITAQSIKLIYAYGTTDEITYHGARRGTKEINLLNYKSRTTIPNSDYLSATVDNITVPPIHTYYHCKVMNFPNLSTKHHIYQIQPVIEHHDIVHHMLLYSCPPFVTQPYDKPCFMGDIGDACFGVVAAWGVGGEVFELPENAGIPIGGGDSDMFYRLEIHYNNPNLDAGRTDSSGLRLYYTAQLRQHDVGILTTGVQPFEYMNYVIPPKAPEFQTYGVCNTSLFSQNSVPDLQMFAVLLHTHLAGMKVRVGHYRDGKQIDFLGVDENYNFEIQQIVSLGKIKTIKQNDEIAVECTYNTVSRTGVTKMGLGTTDEMCLAFLLYYPAIEITSCVSYPNTMSLSNTSYQMFEETTSDLDEIAEYQSLLNTLPQIQVISSDDSNYTVYEKGIIREMMKTPTVTCQNPNASSRLYTPWILETAGIILSLLWIAIM, translated from the exons ATGCGTTCTCTgcttcctttcctctgtctgttcctGGCTGGGACAAAAGGAGTAGGGGCATCGGACCCTACTGTGCCCTTCATGGAGTACCTGGACCAGGACAATCTGGTTTGCCTGAAGTGGGGGTTTGATGATCTACAAGGAAGCATTACATTCATGCTGGCCGTCAACACGACAGGCTGGGTGGGCTTTGGCTTGAGTCCGAACGGAGGAATGAAGGGATCAGATATTGTCATAGGGGGACTTGGACCCAGTGGAAGCTACTTCACA GACCGTTATGCTACAGGGAACTCCATGCCTGTGGTGGATACACAGCAGAGCTACACTCTTTTGTCTATGAATGAAAGGGAAGGTCAAACCATTATGACTTTTCAGAGGTCCATTCAGACGTGCGATGACCAAGACTTCTATATCACT GCTCAATCCATTAAGCTGATCTATGCCTATGGCACAACAGATGAGATCACTTACCATGGTGCCCGCAGAGGTACCAAGGAAATCAACCTGCTGAACTATAAGTCCAGGACCACCATACCCAACTCAGACTATCTGAGTGCCACAGTGGACAAT ATCACCGTCCCCCCGATTCATACTTACTACCACTGCAAGGTCATGAACTTTCCAAACTTAAGTACAAAACATCATATATATCAG ATTCAACCGGTGATTGAGCACCATGATATTGTTCATCACATGCTTTTGTACAGCTGCCCCCCCTTTGTGACGCAGCCGTACGACAAGCCGTGCTTCATGGGCGACATAGGGGATGCCTGCTTTGGGGTGGTGGCTGCATGGGgagtgggaggagag GTATTTGAGCTTCCAGAAAATGCAGGTATTCCTATTGGAGGTGGGGACAGTGATATGTTCTACAGACTGGAAATCCATTACAATAACCCAAACCTTGACGCAG GCAGGACAGACAGCTCAGGACTAAGGCTATACTATACAGCCCAGCTCCGGCAGCATGATGTGGGCATCCTGACCACAGGTGTGCAGCCGTTTGAGTATATGAACTACGTCATACCTCCAAAAGCCCCTGAGTTCCAAACCTACGGTGTGTGTAAtacctctctcttttctcag AATTCTGTGCCCGATCTTCAAATGTTCGCTGTGCTGTTGCACACTCACTTGGCTGGGATGAAAGTCAGAGTTGGCCACTACAG AGATGGAAAGCAGATCGACTTCTTGGGTGTGGATGAAAACTACAACTTCGAGATACAGCAGATTGTCAGTCTTGGAAAGATCAAAACCATTAAGCAG AATGATGAGATTGCAGTGGAGTGCACCTACAACACTGTCAGTAGGACTGGAGTCACTAAG ATGGGGTTAGGAACCACTGATGAGATGTGCCTGGCCTTCCTACTCTACTACCCTGCGATCGAGATAACCTCATGTGTTAGCTACCCAAATACAATGTCTCTGTCGAATACAAGCTACCA GATGTTTGAGGAGACCACTTCAGACCTTGATGAAATTGCTGAGTATCAGAGTTTGCTAAACACCCTACCACAAATTCAGGTGATCTCTTCTGATGAC agcAACTACACAGTTTATGAAAAAGGCATCATAAGGGAGATGATGAAGACTCCGACTGTCACTTGTCAGAACCCCAACGCTTCAAGCAGACTCTACACTCCTTGGATTCTGGAAACAGCAGGAATAATTCTTTCGCTGCTCTGGATTGCAATAATGTAA
- the moxd1l gene encoding DBH-like monooxygenase protein 2 homolog isoform X1, producing the protein MRSLLPFLCLFLAGTKGVGASDPTVPFMEYLDQDNLVCLKWGFDDLQGSITFMLAVNTTGWVGFGLSPNGGMKGSDIVIGGLGPSGSYFTDRYATGNSMPVVDTQQSYTLLSMNEREGQTIMTFQRSIQTCDDQDFYITAQSIKLIYAYGTTDEITYHGARRGTKEINLLNYKSRTTIPNSDYLSATVDNITVPPIHTYYHCKVMNFPNLSTKHHIYQIQPVIEHHDIVHHMLLYSCPPFVTQPYDKPCFMGDIGDACFGVVAAWGVGGEVFELPENAGIPIGGGDSDMFYRLEIHYNNPNLDAGRTDSSGLRLYYTAQLRQHDVGILTTGVQPFEYMNYVIPPKAPEFQTYGVCNTSLFSQNSVPDLQMFAVLLHTHLAGMKVRVGHYRDGKQIDFLGVDENYNFEIQQIVSLGKIKTIKQNDEIAVECTYNTVSRTGVTKVGKHYLAYNLIFLLPATFHIFLLQMGLGTTDEMCLAFLLYYPAIEITSCVSYPNTMSLSNTSYQMFEETTSDLDEIAEYQSLLNTLPQIQVISSDDSNYTVYEKGIIREMMKTPTVTCQNPNASSRLYTPWILETAGIILSLLWIAIM; encoded by the exons ATGCGTTCTCTgcttcctttcctctgtctgttcctGGCTGGGACAAAAGGAGTAGGGGCATCGGACCCTACTGTGCCCTTCATGGAGTACCTGGACCAGGACAATCTGGTTTGCCTGAAGTGGGGGTTTGATGATCTACAAGGAAGCATTACATTCATGCTGGCCGTCAACACGACAGGCTGGGTGGGCTTTGGCTTGAGTCCGAACGGAGGAATGAAGGGATCAGATATTGTCATAGGGGGACTTGGACCCAGTGGAAGCTACTTCACA GACCGTTATGCTACAGGGAACTCCATGCCTGTGGTGGATACACAGCAGAGCTACACTCTTTTGTCTATGAATGAAAGGGAAGGTCAAACCATTATGACTTTTCAGAGGTCCATTCAGACGTGCGATGACCAAGACTTCTATATCACT GCTCAATCCATTAAGCTGATCTATGCCTATGGCACAACAGATGAGATCACTTACCATGGTGCCCGCAGAGGTACCAAGGAAATCAACCTGCTGAACTATAAGTCCAGGACCACCATACCCAACTCAGACTATCTGAGTGCCACAGTGGACAAT ATCACCGTCCCCCCGATTCATACTTACTACCACTGCAAGGTCATGAACTTTCCAAACTTAAGTACAAAACATCATATATATCAG ATTCAACCGGTGATTGAGCACCATGATATTGTTCATCACATGCTTTTGTACAGCTGCCCCCCCTTTGTGACGCAGCCGTACGACAAGCCGTGCTTCATGGGCGACATAGGGGATGCCTGCTTTGGGGTGGTGGCTGCATGGGgagtgggaggagag GTATTTGAGCTTCCAGAAAATGCAGGTATTCCTATTGGAGGTGGGGACAGTGATATGTTCTACAGACTGGAAATCCATTACAATAACCCAAACCTTGACGCAG GCAGGACAGACAGCTCAGGACTAAGGCTATACTATACAGCCCAGCTCCGGCAGCATGATGTGGGCATCCTGACCACAGGTGTGCAGCCGTTTGAGTATATGAACTACGTCATACCTCCAAAAGCCCCTGAGTTCCAAACCTACGGTGTGTGTAAtacctctctcttttctcag AATTCTGTGCCCGATCTTCAAATGTTCGCTGTGCTGTTGCACACTCACTTGGCTGGGATGAAAGTCAGAGTTGGCCACTACAG AGATGGAAAGCAGATCGACTTCTTGGGTGTGGATGAAAACTACAACTTCGAGATACAGCAGATTGTCAGTCTTGGAAAGATCAAAACCATTAAGCAG AATGATGAGATTGCAGTGGAGTGCACCTACAACACTGTCAGTAGGACTGGAGTCACTAAGGTGGGTAAACACTATTTAGCCTATaatctcatttttttattgCCTGCTACGTTTCATATTTTCCTCCTTCAGATGGGGTTAGGAACCACTGATGAGATGTGCCTGGCCTTCCTACTCTACTACCCTGCGATCGAGATAACCTCATGTGTTAGCTACCCAAATACAATGTCTCTGTCGAATACAAGCTACCA GATGTTTGAGGAGACCACTTCAGACCTTGATGAAATTGCTGAGTATCAGAGTTTGCTAAACACCCTACCACAAATTCAGGTGATCTCTTCTGATGAC agcAACTACACAGTTTATGAAAAAGGCATCATAAGGGAGATGATGAAGACTCCGACTGTCACTTGTCAGAACCCCAACGCTTCAAGCAGACTCTACACTCCTTGGATTCTGGAAACAGCAGGAATAATTCTTTCGCTGCTCTGGATTGCAATAATGTAA